The following proteins are co-located in the Desulfovibrio intestinalis genome:
- a CDS encoding ribonuclease J, protein MKEPYLTITPLGGLGEIGLNCQLWETAGGVVMVDCGLMFPDDAHLGVDVVIPHFGAVSAVKDKLLGIVLTHGHEDHIGALPWLLPELKGTRIYGSRFTLALVEHKLREREILDWVELCPVDAQTVLPLGDLTFRFFPVCHSIPEGFGLGVDTPIGRVVHSGDFKIDPHPLDGTGTDLEVFRDFAGPQGARLLLSDSTNVMREGRSLTEREVKDSLEKIFARAEGRIVITLFSSHIQRIQEVFDLAREFGRTVVISGKSLANNIEMARDLGIAKLPPSFFNAHNGVPDLPDNELVLVVTGAQGEPMSALSRMVLGGHRQLEIRKGDTVVMSSRMIPGNAKAVSKLINEMYRMGAEVLYESVHAIHASGHAQREELREMFEAVRPEIFVPVHGEYQHLVKHGRLAIECGVKEENVILLEDGQPLTLQDDSFRLEQRVPVECTLVDGKGVGDVGYAVLRERRILGDEGMVIVVLVVDSETGSVLHGPEMISKGFVFEQHYSHLLEDAKCLVLDEIEAARPGQLNRMQEGIRSSLRRFFRRVLERDPVVVAIISEV, encoded by the coding sequence ATGAAAGAACCCTACCTTACCATTACGCCCCTGGGGGGCCTCGGAGAAATCGGACTCAACTGTCAGCTATGGGAAACCGCAGGCGGCGTAGTCATGGTGGACTGTGGCCTTATGTTTCCTGATGATGCCCATTTGGGCGTTGACGTGGTTATTCCGCATTTTGGCGCAGTCAGCGCCGTTAAAGACAAACTGCTCGGCATCGTGCTCACGCACGGGCATGAAGACCACATTGGGGCGTTGCCCTGGCTTCTGCCTGAACTCAAGGGAACGCGCATTTACGGTTCGCGCTTTACCCTTGCCCTGGTGGAACACAAGTTGCGCGAACGCGAAATTCTTGACTGGGTCGAACTGTGCCCCGTAGACGCGCAAACGGTTTTGCCCCTGGGCGACCTGACGTTTCGGTTTTTTCCGGTCTGTCATTCCATTCCCGAAGGCTTTGGCCTGGGGGTAGACACGCCTATCGGGCGCGTGGTGCACAGTGGCGACTTCAAGATTGATCCGCATCCTCTTGATGGCACAGGCACGGACCTTGAGGTTTTTCGTGATTTCGCCGGGCCGCAAGGCGCACGTCTTCTGCTTTCCGACTCCACCAACGTCATGCGTGAAGGGCGGTCTCTTACAGAAAGAGAAGTGAAAGATTCGCTGGAAAAGATTTTCGCCAGAGCTGAAGGGCGCATTGTCATTACGCTTTTTTCAAGCCATATCCAGCGGATACAGGAAGTATTCGACCTTGCGCGCGAATTTGGGCGCACTGTTGTCATCAGCGGAAAATCTTTGGCTAACAATATAGAGATGGCCCGAGACCTTGGTATCGCAAAACTGCCGCCGTCTTTCTTCAACGCCCATAACGGTGTGCCCGACCTGCCCGACAACGAGCTGGTTCTCGTGGTTACAGGCGCGCAGGGCGAGCCCATGTCGGCCTTGTCGCGTATGGTGCTTGGCGGCCACAGGCAGCTTGAAATCCGCAAGGGCGACACCGTGGTTATGAGCTCGCGCATGATTCCCGGCAACGCCAAGGCAGTGTCCAAGCTTATTAACGAAATGTACCGCATGGGTGCGGAAGTATTGTACGAAAGCGTGCATGCCATCCACGCTTCGGGCCATGCCCAGCGGGAAGAACTGCGTGAGATGTTTGAAGCTGTGAGGCCGGAAATTTTCGTGCCTGTGCATGGCGAATATCAGCATCTGGTCAAGCATGGCCGACTGGCCATCGAGTGTGGCGTCAAGGAAGAGAATGTCATCCTGCTTGAGGATGGACAGCCTTTGACGCTTCAGGACGACTCCTTCAGGCTGGAGCAGCGAGTGCCGGTTGAGTGTACTCTTGTGGACGGCAAGGGGGTTGGCGACGTGGGCTACGCCGTGCTGCGCGAGCGCCGTATTCTTGGCGACGAGGGCATGGTTATAGTGGTGCTGGTTGTGGATTCGGAAACTGGCAGTGTGCTTCACGGGCCAGAGATGATTTCCAAGGGCTTTGTGTTCGAACAGCACTACAGCCACCTTCTTGAAGACGCCAAATGCCTTGTTTTGGACGAAATTGAAGCGGCCCGCCCCGGGCAGTTGAATCGCATGCAGGAGGGCATACGCTCGTCCTTGCGGCGGTTCTTCCGCCGTGTGCTGGAGCGTGATCCAGTGGTGGTCGCCATTATCAGCGAGGTTTAA
- the tolR gene encoding protein TolR translates to MGANVGNGSKFVSEINVTPFVDVMLVLLIIFMVATPMMSQGLEVDLPQTQQVEVLPTEAEHMVLTVRSDGKIYLDEYGVDSMEDLEGYLQRLVKEKNKTLFLQADKAVPYGTVVEVMGHIKAVGIEKLGVIAEQPDQAPAKGGKTTPARAPK, encoded by the coding sequence ATGGGCGCCAATGTCGGAAACGGCAGTAAATTCGTTTCGGAAATCAACGTTACGCCCTTCGTGGACGTCATGCTGGTGTTGCTCATCATCTTTATGGTGGCAACGCCCATGATGAGCCAGGGGCTTGAAGTTGATTTGCCGCAAACCCAGCAGGTTGAAGTTCTGCCTACGGAAGCCGAGCATATGGTGCTCACCGTGCGCAGTGACGGCAAAATCTATCTTGACGAATATGGCGTGGACAGCATGGAAGACCTTGAAGGCTACCTGCAGCGCCTTGTCAAAGAAAAAAATAAAACTCTGTTCCTCCAGGCAGATAAGGCCGTACCCTACGGCACTGTGGTGGAAGTTATGGGGCACATCAAGGCCGTCGGCATTGAAAAGCTCGGCGTAATCGCTGAACAGCCCGATCAAGCCCCGGCCAAGGGTGGCAAAACCACCCCTGCCCGTGCCCCGAAGTAG
- the hflC gene encoding protease modulator HflC: MRNNPLLIVIILLVVVVAGSQCFFTVHQTQTALVLQLGEPLDKVYGPGLHFKMPFIQNVVYFDSRVLDYEARSREAFTVDKKAIVLDNYARWKIINPLQFYRTMRTIPGAQARLDDVVYSQLRALVGAYTLTEVVSSHRAAIMKEVTNKVSALMHSYGVEVLDVRIKRTDLPPENQRAIFGRMRAERERQAKQYRSEGEEESTRIRSDADRQRAVILAEAAREAQITRGTGDAKAASIYAQSYNKAPQFYAYQRWLEAMRKSLKENSKMVLANEAPLLNPQH; encoded by the coding sequence ATGCGTAATAATCCTTTGTTGATCGTTATAATTTTATTGGTAGTTGTTGTTGCTGGCAGTCAATGTTTTTTCACAGTGCATCAAACACAGACAGCCTTGGTTCTGCAGCTGGGTGAACCTCTGGACAAGGTCTATGGCCCCGGTTTGCACTTTAAAATGCCTTTTATCCAAAATGTGGTGTATTTCGATTCGCGGGTGCTGGATTACGAAGCCCGCTCCCGCGAGGCCTTTACTGTAGATAAAAAGGCCATTGTGCTTGATAACTACGCCCGTTGGAAGATTATTAATCCTTTGCAGTTTTACCGCACAATGCGCACCATTCCGGGCGCGCAGGCGCGACTTGACGACGTTGTCTACTCCCAATTGCGGGCCCTGGTGGGGGCTTACACACTTACAGAAGTTGTATCATCCCACCGTGCAGCCATCATGAAGGAAGTGACGAACAAGGTTTCGGCCTTGATGCACAGCTATGGTGTTGAAGTGTTGGACGTGCGGATCAAACGTACGGACCTGCCGCCGGAAAACCAGCGCGCCATCTTTGGGCGCATGCGGGCCGAACGTGAACGTCAGGCCAAGCAATACCGCTCTGAAGGCGAAGAAGAGTCCACACGCATCCGTTCAGACGCTGACCGCCAGCGCGCTGTCATTCTGGCAGAAGCTGCCCGTGAGGCGCAGATAACTCGAGGCACAGGCGATGCCAAAGCCGCCTCGATTTACGCTCAATCCTATAACAAGGCTCCCCAGTTTTATGCATACCAACGCTGGCTGGAAGCTATGAGAAAATCTCTCAAGGAGAACAGCAAGATGGTGCTGGCCAACGAAGCGCCTCTTCTTAATCCTCAACATTGA
- a CDS encoding TonB C-terminal domain-containing protein, which translates to MPSPQRTSLFSTFRSVFLFLAAVTLCFTATGARAAAMATADAAGGYAGKMLDKVVDIWAPPPALKGDFQVQLKVGVDGKGKVQSCTPVHPSGMEALDSSACGAVRQIDNFGKTPHEKPLEVHLSFWTGTPRGKARNQIPDDVESLRLEERARIKAEAAMSDNLAAGAEERARQRAEETAKATGKEMPGIKPTVVAPAHPGQEQATSNGKKKPEKIPQAVGRGQDSSPAKVSLGGSKTEKKQGKNADEEAKKGAAEVKAPPLTIAPSPLPVVAGVEQKTPVGNGPAVATGSSTPVPVAKQAARPDKTDTVFGSETKAQYRYGKKYSKYFSGVVRQLTESIIIPVETPPGTYYPTVRLQVNPKTGVIDDVAFVQKSGDKMLDAFVRKGIRKVGSIPLPPEGLDTTLDITLTLVRR; encoded by the coding sequence ATGCCATCCCCGCAGCGCACGTCGCTTTTTTCCACGTTCCGCAGTGTATTCCTTTTTCTGGCAGCAGTGACTCTGTGCTTCACGGCAACAGGGGCCAGGGCTGCCGCTATGGCCACGGCAGATGCTGCCGGGGGATACGCAGGCAAAATGCTTGATAAAGTTGTGGACATATGGGCTCCGCCCCCTGCCCTGAAAGGTGACTTTCAGGTGCAGCTCAAGGTTGGCGTTGACGGCAAGGGCAAGGTGCAGAGCTGTACTCCGGTGCATCCGTCCGGCATGGAAGCTTTGGACAGTTCTGCCTGTGGCGCAGTGCGCCAGATAGACAATTTTGGCAAAACGCCTCACGAAAAACCGCTGGAAGTTCATCTGTCCTTCTGGACAGGAACCCCCAGGGGCAAAGCCCGCAATCAGATTCCCGACGATGTGGAGTCTCTGCGCCTTGAAGAGCGTGCGCGCATCAAAGCCGAAGCTGCCATGAGCGACAACCTTGCTGCCGGCGCTGAAGAACGGGCACGCCAACGGGCCGAAGAAACTGCCAAGGCCACTGGTAAGGAAATGCCCGGCATCAAGCCCACGGTTGTGGCTCCTGCCCACCCCGGCCAAGAGCAAGCAACCAGCAATGGCAAAAAAAAGCCTGAAAAAATACCGCAGGCTGTTGGCCGTGGACAGGACAGCTCTCCGGCAAAGGTGAGCCTGGGCGGCTCAAAAACTGAAAAAAAACAGGGCAAGAATGCAGATGAAGAGGCAAAAAAGGGCGCTGCTGAAGTAAAAGCGCCGCCCCTGACCATTGCGCCTTCACCTCTGCCAGTTGTTGCAGGTGTTGAACAAAAAACACCTGTGGGCAACGGGCCTGCCGTTGCGACAGGAAGCAGCACGCCTGTGCCTGTGGCAAAGCAAGCGGCGCGGCCTGACAAGACGGATACGGTCTTTGGCTCTGAAACCAAGGCCCAGTACCGTTATGGAAAAAAATACAGCAAGTATTTTTCCGGTGTGGTCCGCCAGCTTACCGAATCTATCATCATTCCAGTTGAAACCCCGCCCGGTACCTATTATCCTACGGTGAGGTTGCAGGTGAACCCCAAAACCGGGGTCATTGATGATGTTGCCTTTGTTCAAAAAAGCGGCGACAAAATGCTTGATGCCTTCGTGCGTAAAGGCATTCGTAAGGTTGGCAGCATACCACTGCCTCCTGAAGGTCTTGACACCACACTGGATATAACTCTTACCCTGGTGCGCCGGTAG
- a CDS encoding LexA family transcriptional regulator, which translates to MPAFAEIYERIKLATNSRTQVELAEVLDIRQSSISDAKRRNSVPGDWFMKLFEKFGLNPDWLKQGIGPMYLRTEQGYTPQDAPASLAENAAHYGDTLARGVVASVYHMRCDYCDEQPRPSLELAGKISLPHSFMKDGLSVMRMRGTNMIPTVMSDAHLGVDTMDRDVISGRVYALFAPNEGVILRRIFLNSSQDGYVLRSDSADFPETTLAPDLLNKRLVGRVVWIFQEL; encoded by the coding sequence ATGCCTGCCTTTGCAGAAATATACGAACGTATCAAGCTGGCGACAAACAGCCGCACTCAGGTGGAATTAGCCGAAGTGCTGGATATCCGTCAGTCGAGCATCTCCGATGCGAAGCGCCGCAATTCCGTGCCAGGCGACTGGTTTATGAAACTGTTTGAAAAGTTCGGCCTTAACCCCGACTGGCTCAAACAGGGCATAGGCCCTATGTACCTGCGCACCGAACAAGGCTATACGCCGCAGGATGCTCCCGCATCTCTGGCCGAAAATGCCGCCCACTACGGCGACACGCTGGCTAGGGGAGTTGTGGCTTCCGTCTACCACATGCGCTGTGATTACTGTGATGAACAGCCAAGACCATCCCTGGAACTGGCGGGAAAAATATCCTTGCCGCACTCGTTTATGAAGGATGGGCTTTCCGTGATGCGCATGCGTGGAACCAACATGATCCCCACGGTCATGTCTGATGCCCACCTTGGTGTAGACACTATGGATAGAGACGTTATTTCGGGGCGTGTATACGCACTTTTTGCACCCAACGAAGGTGTGATTTTGCGTCGCATTTTTCTGAATAGCTCTCAAGACGGCTACGTGCTGCGTTCTGATTCGGCTGATTTTCCTGAAACCACTCTCGCGCCCGATTTGCTGAACAAGCGTCTGGTGGGCCGGGTGGTATGGATATTTCAGGAACTTTAG
- a CDS encoding cell envelope integrity protein TolA: MRLASYVLSLCLHLAAFLLIWFWPSPPPIRLDAPPVMISLVEGAPGGNRTPSPILGHMGAPGDGPLAPTPPAPKAEVAAPERVEVKEPSPVTPPPKPDVAPIKKPEPKPEPKPEPKPEPKPEATPVAAKKENKPKEPEKPKEPDKSKEQKKPEPAKKDDKKGPQKPAVDPVAAALQQAKRNATSRADSGDRGNAVEQALAQAQKRAGGNRGGGGGEGDGPGGGGLGDVYMGQVMLAVRPNWGFASASRRNLSCIVRVRVDMQGKVQQAVISHSSGNSQYDASAVNAIIRTSQSGDFPPPPSAEYGDLDLVFTFDELMGR; encoded by the coding sequence ATGCGTCTGGCCTCCTATGTCCTCTCTCTGTGCCTGCACCTGGCGGCTTTTCTGCTCATATGGTTCTGGCCCAGCCCGCCTCCCATTCGGCTTGACGCACCTCCAGTAATGATCAGTCTGGTGGAAGGCGCACCCGGCGGCAACCGTACGCCCTCGCCCATTCTTGGGCATATGGGCGCGCCCGGCGATGGCCCCCTTGCGCCCACGCCGCCAGCTCCCAAGGCCGAAGTGGCCGCGCCGGAACGGGTTGAGGTCAAAGAGCCTTCCCCCGTGACGCCGCCGCCCAAGCCGGACGTAGCTCCCATCAAAAAGCCCGAGCCCAAGCCGGAACCCAAACCGGAACCCAAGCCCGAGCCAAAGCCGGAAGCGACGCCCGTGGCCGCCAAAAAAGAGAACAAGCCGAAGGAACCGGAAAAACCCAAGGAACCTGACAAGTCCAAGGAACAGAAAAAACCGGAGCCTGCGAAAAAAGACGACAAAAAAGGCCCGCAAAAGCCTGCGGTTGACCCGGTGGCTGCGGCCCTGCAACAGGCCAAACGCAATGCCACTTCACGCGCGGATTCGGGCGACAGGGGCAATGCCGTTGAGCAGGCCCTTGCCCAGGCCCAGAAGCGCGCTGGCGGCAACCGTGGCGGTGGCGGCGGCGAAGGTGACGGCCCCGGCGGCGGCGGACTTGGCGATGTGTACATGGGTCAGGTCATGCTGGCAGTGCGGCCCAACTGGGGTTTTGCCTCGGCGAGCCGCCGAAACCTGAGCTGCATTGTGCGCGTGCGCGTGGACATGCAGGGTAAGGTACAACAGGCTGTTATCTCGCATAGTTCTGGCAACTCTCAGTACGACGCTTCAGCGGTAAACGCCATCATTCGTACAAGCCAGAGTGGAGACTTCCCGCCCCCGCCCTCAGCGGAATACGGCGATCTGGACCTTGTTTTCACCTTTGACGAACTGATGGGCAGATAA
- the hflK gene encoding FtsH protease activity modulator HflK, with the protein MNWDWDKLQEKRQRQQGGNPPPKQQHETEPEDEGQDRQPPRAKRSTFNGRGGGNENPLKKLSQLRFPNGKGFLFVGLGVVALWLLSGIYIVNPDEEGVVLRFGKYDRTEGPGPHYAWPAPIESVYKPQVTQVLRSEVGFRSVGQSATFQQGQVRTVSEEASMLTGDENIVNVQFSVQYKIGDPVQYLFNVSAPTALVRNAAEAAMREVIGNSQIDSAITDGKLKIQSEATQLLQTILDRYGAGIQVLAVQLQDVHPPQEVIDAFKDVASAREDKSRIINEAEAYRNELLPKARGQSAAMLNEAESYQALRVRNAEGETARFDALSAEHSKAPKVTEQRLYYEAMEDILAGAEEKVLMDGPAASRALPYLTLPGLSAPAAPKALEKK; encoded by the coding sequence ATGAATTGGGACTGGGATAAACTACAGGAAAAGAGGCAGAGACAGCAGGGCGGGAATCCCCCCCCCAAGCAGCAACACGAAACTGAACCAGAAGATGAAGGGCAGGACCGTCAGCCCCCCCGCGCAAAGCGTAGTACCTTCAATGGTCGTGGGGGAGGGAATGAAAATCCCCTAAAAAAACTTTCGCAATTGCGCTTTCCCAACGGAAAGGGATTTTTGTTTGTGGGTCTTGGGGTAGTGGCGCTTTGGCTTTTATCCGGCATCTACATTGTCAACCCCGACGAAGAGGGGGTTGTGCTGCGTTTCGGCAAGTATGACCGCACTGAAGGCCCTGGTCCGCATTATGCGTGGCCCGCACCTATTGAAAGCGTATACAAGCCACAGGTCACCCAGGTGCTGCGCAGTGAAGTGGGCTTTCGCTCGGTGGGGCAAAGCGCCACGTTCCAGCAGGGACAGGTGCGCACTGTTTCGGAAGAAGCGTCAATGCTCACCGGTGACGAAAATATCGTCAATGTGCAGTTCAGCGTTCAGTATAAAATTGGCGACCCGGTACAGTACCTCTTTAATGTGAGCGCGCCCACGGCCCTGGTGCGCAATGCCGCTGAGGCGGCCATGCGCGAGGTTATCGGCAACAGTCAGATTGACTCTGCCATTACCGACGGCAAGCTTAAGATCCAGAGCGAGGCTACCCAGCTTCTGCAGACAATTCTTGACCGCTATGGAGCGGGCATACAGGTGCTGGCCGTCCAGTTGCAGGACGTGCACCCACCGCAGGAAGTTATTGACGCATTTAAAGATGTGGCCAGTGCCAGAGAAGACAAGAGCCGCATTATAAATGAAGCAGAAGCCTACCGTAACGAGCTCTTGCCCAAGGCAAGAGGCCAGTCGGCGGCCATGCTCAACGAGGCAGAATCCTATCAGGCTTTGCGTGTGCGTAATGCCGAGGGTGAAACTGCCCGCTTCGATGCCTTGAGCGCCGAGCACAGCAAGGCTCCCAAGGTCACGGAACAGCGCCTTTACTACGAAGCAATGGAAGATATTCTTGCCGGCGCGGAAGAAAAGGTGCTTATGGACGGCCCTGCGGCATCGCGGGCATTGCCCTACCTGACCTTGCCAGGACTGAGCGCTCCGGCTGCTCCCAAGGCTTTGGAGAAGAAATAA
- a CDS encoding lytic murein transglycosylase: MLMIACGGAYTEPVSPPEQTGLAPVGLDSMAGAKADTRAGVDLPPPAAGVKPDSRVAADKPLDPGYQPAPAAQGQADAARPSVAPVWQPLAQRLTADGLSGPRVDALLSTLAPTPSQSPMGRKMLELYKSRFMPRPPSTTPPTEKYYKGVVTEQNARLCRDFIANHKLAFSQAQARFGVPSSIAAALLFVETRLGKVLADVPENALFTLASMAVSRQPDDISQWLPRMPGYEEHMPWFDETMPKRADWAYKEVRALVTHILQDDLDPRYLPSSIYGAVGLCQFMPSNIAAYGADGDGDGKVDLFHVPDAVASLSNYLARHGWKPGINRAQQHKVLMAYNKSVIYANTILALADLVSKPAAPAKAVEPVKSGKTGQKGKVSGGKAGQGGKNAPKDKASSSGSQPQS, from the coding sequence ATGCTCATGATCGCCTGCGGCGGTGCGTATACTGAGCCCGTATCCCCCCCAGAACAGACCGGGCTGGCGCCCGTTGGCCTTGATTCTATGGCAGGTGCCAAGGCAGATACCAGGGCTGGCGTCGACCTGCCCCCACCGGCTGCCGGCGTGAAACCTGATTCGCGCGTGGCGGCAGACAAGCCTCTTGATCCCGGTTATCAACCTGCGCCTGCGGCGCAAGGTCAGGCTGATGCGGCAAGGCCTTCAGTGGCTCCCGTGTGGCAGCCGCTGGCCCAAAGGCTCACCGCCGACGGGCTTTCAGGCCCCAGAGTGGATGCTTTGCTGTCTACTCTTGCGCCTACGCCCAGCCAGTCGCCAATGGGGCGTAAGATGCTTGAGCTCTACAAGAGCCGCTTCATGCCCCGTCCGCCTTCTACTACGCCTCCCACTGAAAAATACTACAAAGGGGTAGTGACTGAGCAAAACGCCCGTCTGTGCCGCGATTTTATTGCAAATCACAAGCTGGCCTTCAGTCAGGCTCAGGCCCGCTTTGGAGTACCATCTTCCATTGCTGCTGCCCTGCTGTTTGTAGAAACGCGGCTGGGCAAGGTTCTTGCCGATGTTCCGGAAAACGCGCTGTTCACTCTTGCCAGTATGGCGGTGAGCCGCCAGCCTGACGACATCAGCCAGTGGCTGCCGCGTATGCCAGGTTATGAAGAACATATGCCCTGGTTCGATGAAACCATGCCCAAGCGTGCCGATTGGGCCTATAAAGAAGTGCGTGCCCTTGTAACCCACATCTTGCAGGACGATCTTGATCCCAGGTATTTGCCAAGCTCCATCTATGGAGCTGTGGGGCTGTGCCAGTTCATGCCTTCCAATATCGCGGCGTATGGCGCTGACGGCGATGGGGATGGCAAGGTGGATCTGTTTCATGTGCCTGACGCTGTGGCAAGCCTGTCCAACTATCTGGCACGGCACGGCTGGAAGCCGGGCATAAACCGCGCACAGCAACATAAAGTACTCATGGCCTATAACAAGTCGGTTATCTACGCCAACACGATTTTGGCGTTGGCTGACCTTGTGTCCAAACCTGCCGCTCCTGCCAAAGCTGTTGAACCCGTAAAGTCTGGAAAAACAGGCCAGAAGGGTAAAGTGTCAGGCGGCAAGGCTGGTCAGGGCGGAAAAAATGCTCCAAAGGACAAGGCTTCATCAAGCGGTTCACAGCCGCAGAGTTAG
- the tolQ gene encoding protein TolQ — protein MEFSFFSMIAQASLVAKAVLALLVVMSIISWGLMIQKFFALSAANNKALNGTEGFEKAPNLREAVQSLGADPASPLYYIAHQGVLEFNRSKELGNSSEVVVDNVRRALRQGVGSELSRLQRSLSLLATTANTAPFIGLFGTVWGIMSSFHSIGMLKSASLATVAPGISEALVATAIGLAVAVPATIGFNIFMGKLSQVDTLLVNFAGVFLNRVQREINAHRPVQRTGATEM, from the coding sequence ATGGAATTCAGTTTCTTTTCAATGATTGCCCAGGCAAGCCTGGTGGCCAAGGCGGTGCTGGCTCTTCTGGTCGTTATGTCCATTATCAGCTGGGGCCTGATGATCCAGAAGTTTTTTGCGCTCAGCGCCGCCAACAACAAGGCTCTTAACGGTACGGAAGGCTTTGAAAAAGCCCCCAACCTGCGTGAAGCCGTACAATCCCTCGGCGCCGATCCCGCATCTCCCCTCTACTATATTGCTCATCAGGGCGTGCTGGAATTCAACCGCTCAAAAGAGTTGGGCAACAGCAGCGAAGTGGTGGTGGACAACGTTCGCCGTGCACTGCGCCAGGGCGTGGGCAGCGAATTGTCGCGCCTGCAGCGCTCGCTTTCTCTGCTGGCCACAACCGCCAATACAGCGCCCTTTATCGGTCTGTTCGGCACGGTGTGGGGTATCATGAGCTCGTTCCACTCCATTGGCATGCTCAAATCCGCTTCGCTGGCCACCGTGGCCCCGGGTATTTCCGAAGCTCTGGTTGCTACCGCCATCGGTCTGGCCGTGGCCGTGCCTGCCACCATTGGCTTCAACATCTTTATGGGCAAGCTTTCTCAGGTAGACACCCTGCTGGTGAACTTTGCAGGCGTTTTCCTGAACCGCGTTCAGCGCGAAATCAATGCCCATCGCCCCGTGCAGCGTACGGGCGCAACGGAGATGTAG
- a CDS encoding TolC family protein produces MIRSSVLSLVLMCAIFCSPSAAATRGAGPGAAMPVFQGQRSLGSQGGAGATGAGKHGETWNINIHDAVNRALEFNPSLGSQESQGRSSEESRKSARGAFGPKLGMSYSTAKQERKSTANTVAPPNMGTYSWGVEVSQPVFQGFKLLANYQQAALQADSDKAALRNAELSMTEQVQTQFLNFLRYEESVRSERDALARLRDQLRITTAFFDVGLRPRLDVLQAEVDVYQAENSVIKAENSRDTSQAQLNTLLGFSVTTPVKYTGQLAHVPFTKSLEQCLEAAYRQRPDVYMAAKSVEIAGKNQQAVQSDYYPQVEAYYNITQSGNTPDLQKDGSNGSRTQTWEVGARATWNVFQWGTTYYADKEAGWLVTKMRYEVENLKLSVGYDVKSKLLAVHEAEKRINVAEKTVEQATEAYHVALARYQEQVGTNFDVLDASSKLTTAQASLTGAKADYLTALSQLYVAMGEFQPDLMRR; encoded by the coding sequence GTGATTCGCTCTTCTGTTCTCTCCCTTGTGCTCATGTGTGCCATTTTCTGTTCTCCTTCCGCAGCGGCAACGCGCGGCGCGGGGCCTGGAGCTGCCATGCCCGTTTTTCAGGGGCAGCGCAGTTTGGGATCTCAAGGCGGGGCAGGGGCCACAGGCGCGGGAAAACACGGCGAAACGTGGAATATCAATATACACGACGCTGTGAACCGCGCGTTGGAGTTTAACCCCAGCCTTGGTTCACAGGAGTCGCAGGGCCGTTCTTCGGAAGAAAGCCGCAAGTCTGCGCGTGGCGCGTTTGGCCCCAAATTGGGCATGAGCTATTCAACGGCCAAGCAGGAAAGAAAAAGTACTGCCAACACCGTGGCGCCGCCCAATATGGGAACGTACAGTTGGGGCGTTGAAGTTTCGCAGCCCGTGTTTCAGGGCTTCAAGCTGCTGGCTAACTACCAGCAGGCCGCTTTGCAGGCTGACAGCGACAAGGCCGCCTTGCGCAATGCCGAACTGTCTATGACGGAGCAGGTGCAGACGCAGTTTCTGAATTTTTTGCGCTATGAAGAAAGCGTGCGCAGCGAGCGTGATGCTCTGGCACGTTTGCGCGATCAGTTGCGCATCACCACAGCGTTTTTTGATGTTGGCCTGCGGCCCCGCCTGGACGTACTGCAGGCTGAAGTGGATGTGTATCAGGCGGAAAATTCGGTTATCAAGGCTGAAAACAGCCGCGATACCAGCCAGGCTCAGTTGAACACCCTGCTGGGATTTTCAGTGACGACCCCGGTAAAATACACGGGCCAGCTGGCCCATGTGCCTTTTACAAAGTCGCTGGAGCAGTGCCTTGAAGCTGCCTACCGCCAGCGGCCAGATGTTTACATGGCTGCCAAATCCGTAGAAATCGCCGGTAAAAATCAGCAGGCGGTGCAGAGCGATTATTATCCGCAGGTGGAAGCCTATTACAACATAACTCAGAGCGGCAACACGCCTGACCTGCAAAAGGACGGGAGTAACGGCTCCCGCACCCAAACGTGGGAAGTGGGCGCGCGCGCCACCTGGAATGTTTTTCAGTGGGGCACCACCTACTATGCGGACAAGGAAGCCGGATGGCTTGTAACAAAAATGCGCTATGAGGTCGAAAACCTGAAACTCAGCGTGGGCTATGATGTCAAGTCCAAACTCTTGGCCGTGCATGAGGCAGAAAAGCGCATTAACGTAGCGGAGAAAACCGTGGAACAGGCCACAGAGGCCTACCATGTGGCATTGGCCCGCTACCAGGAACAGGTGGGCACCAACTTTGACGTACTGGACGCTTCGTCCAAGCTCACCACGGCGCAGGCATCCCTGACCGGGGCCAAGGCCGACTATCTTACTGCCCTGTCACAATTGTATGTGGCTATGGGCGAATTTCAACCTGATCTGATGCGGCGCTGA